From the genome of Biomphalaria glabrata chromosome 1, xgBioGlab47.1, whole genome shotgun sequence, one region includes:
- the LOC106074993 gene encoding mucin-2: MKNTHSSHPPQKQNTISASKRLCFTIFNANIFFLTVVSSTESLPVDAATIASLFSSKVDTLDLPNNKKAFILYIHPNENTEIPPYSGQIYIPEKLTPDAVENAQQTDMVFISTSTPNEVRYESCKVIHYGSESTPQSESSPPPPEESTTEEITPSITPTETAPTGSVTSSETTPLSTSPTPFVSGPTGTTTPCTLQMQSIEADKSVEPVNSLSRYSLYGLPPGYIYQINVYASPTEIETEPSYLLTQLQLDTPVFLGDGSYKAIKREGGFTNDDIKRLTVLVESDLEFYYKSSTWELLVFQSKEGKVYPVEPNTLYYDIIENYNSSKLELEHPAYLQAVTGSLISYQRCEETSTTTPKVTTGTGPSSSESTAPTGTKPPGVTTGPSSSESTAPTGTTPPGVTTGPSSSESTAPTGTKPPGVTTRPSSSESTAPTGTTPPGVTTGPFSSESTAPTGTTPPGVTTGPSSSESTAPTGTKPPGVTTGPSSSESTAPTGTTPPGVTTGPSSSESTASTGTKPPGVTTGPSSSESTAPTGTTPPGVTTGPSSSESTAPTGTTPPGVTTGPSSSESTAQTGTTPPGVTTGPSSSESTAPTGTTPPGVTTGPSSSESTASTGTKPPGVTTGPSSSESTAPTGTTPPGVTTGPSSSESTAPTGTTPPGVTTGPSSSESTAQTGTTPPGVTTGPSSSESTSPETSPTTPSSATGCSLTMTPQSPDGSAKYVTSTSQYDQNRKIDYINNKDNNLQKINAPNGSKVLSPTDKLSFSGSEFKYIYVELAPEINGSLPKSGSFAIDYFGGSIFKVEDKDGKFLNIYLLILIVPPTSMQLDASFEGKVFIAKDITLETVQEANKRPSVYVISDKDNKITQESCEEIPPGTESTQTTQGPPTEPQLSTTAEIVPTTTSPIVFTTEQTSRKTTSPGVTTGPSSSESTAPTGTTTPGVTTGPSSSESTAPTGTTPPGVTTGPSSSESTAPTGTTPPGVTTRPSSSESTAPTGTTPPGVTTGPSSSESTAQTGTTPPGVTTGPSSSESTAPTGTTPPGVTTGPSSSESTAPTGTTPPGVTTGPSSSESTAPTGTTPPGVTTGPSSSESTAPTGTTPPGVTTGPSSSESTAPTGTKPPGVTTEPSSSESTAPTGTKPPGVTTGPSSSESTASTGTTPPGVTTGPSSSESTAPTGTTPPGVTTGPSSSESTAPTGTKPPGVTTGPSSSESTAPTGTTPPGVTTGPSSSESTAPTGTTPPGVTTGPSSSESTAPTGTTPPGVTTGPSSSESTTQTGTTMPGVTTGPFSSESTSPETSPTTPSSATGCSLTMTPQSPDGSAKYVTSTSQYDQNRKIDYINNKDNNLQKINAPNGSKVLSPTDKLSFSGSEFKYIYVELAPEINGSLPKSGSFAIDYFGGSIFKVEDKDGKFLNIYLLILIVPPTSMQLDASFEGKVFIAKDITLETVQEANKRPSVYVISDKDNKITQESCEEIPPGTESTQTTQGPPTEPQLSTTAEIVPTTTSPIVFTTEQTSRKTTSPGVTTGPSSSESTAPTGTTPPGVTTGPSSSESTAPTGTTPPGVTTGPSSSESTAPTGTTPPGVTTGPSSSESTAPTGTTPPGVTTGPSSSESTAQTGTTPPGVTTGPSSSESTALTGTTPPGVTTGPSSSESTAPTGTTPPGVTTGPSSSESTAPTGTTPPGVTTGPSSSESTAPTGTTPPGVTTGPSSSESTAPTGTKPPGVTTGPSSSESTAPTGTKPPGVTTGPSSSESTASTGTTPPGVTTGPSSSESTAPTGTKPPGVTTGPSSSESTAPTGTTPPGVTTGPSSSESTAPTGTTPPGVTTGPSSSESTSPETSPTTPSSATGCSLTMTPQSPDGSAKYVTSTSQYDQNRKIDYINNKDNNLQKINAPNGSKVLSPTDKLSFSGSEFKYIYVELAPEINGSLPKSGSFAIDYFGGSIFKVEDKDGKFLNIYLLILIVPPTSMQLDASFEGKVFIAKDITLETVQEANKRPSVYVISDKDNKITQESCEEIPPGTESTQTTQGPPTEPQLSTTAEIVPTTTSPIVFTTEQTSRKTTSPGVTTGPSSSESTAPTGTTPPGVTTGPSSSESTAPTGTTPPGVTTGPSSSESTAPTGTTPPGVTTGPSSSESTAPTGTIPPGVTTGPSSSESTALTGTTPPGVTTGPSSSESTAPTGTTPPGVTTGPSSSESTAPTGTTPPGVTTGPSSSESTAPTGTTPPGVTTGPSSSESTAPTGTKPPGVTTGPSSSESTAPTGTKPPGVTTGPSSSEITAPTGTKPPGVTTGPSSSESTAPTGTTPPGVTTGPSSSESTAPTGTTPPGVTTGPSSSESTSPETSPTTPSSATGCSLTMNPQSPDGSAKYVTSTIQFDQNRKIDYINNKDNNLQKINAPNGSKVLSPTDKLSFSGSEFKYIYVELAPEINGSLPKSGSFAIDYFGGSIFKVEDKDGKFLNIYLLILIVPPTSMQLDASFEGKVFIAKDITLETVQEANKRPSVYVISDKDNKITQESCEEIPPGTESTQTTQGPPTEPQLSTTAEIVPTTTSPIVFTTEQTSRKTTSPGVTTGPSSSESTAPTGTTPPGVTTGPSSSESTAPTGTTPPGVTTGPSSSESTAPTGTTPPGVTTGPSSSESTAPTGTTPPGVTTGPSSSESTAPTGTTTPGVTTGPSSSESTTSRTTETTPELVCQNIVDLTDKNLSELPITQFVINPTSVERQNASFKVPPSISTVEISTVLYQGGQLMAVGIDGDVSSYQVRILDGKAVLSEPIKNNNGEETFQPSSTSRNFFNANIAASSSIKIVITGPSNGFQFNISELKLCLPKLKYCTLNSEEKILTALKFLPANNVLGSTQNNKTVYYGYNGDIIEDGVVVTGSCYSCSCKEYLLVCDVAEEECAKCPEPIVQCVGDCNNAFTSVTFNEDGVPDHCFNSSVPCVPDGCSTTPHQCPGPWSGWTPCSSTCQKFRNRTCGSDCDADCVTSYNLTDSQSCDICVTVTTGPICDDNEVPACVSKYDECIESCAVYRKNSTCDSLLDDITCVEKCQCKDGYRRNAFGDCVKLTECECYKDSGSSTPIPQTYIVNISKCGYCLCNEAGYSCKEREGCCEIQEWTEWSPCDVTCGTGSRSRQRKILGDSCSKSEQSSESKVCQPGECPCFYNGQFWEAGKVVTDKCQECTCRNGEVNCLEILNLGNEVWPNDECTEKCYCNTNGTMECSYSQEYAECRDVIDNCDLTTNVLEDTDDACCKRCVPKMIPCTYKAESSVMLNITTEDNGLCVSVEPQEVGSCSGTCGVSSDSIVRTMFQNGRLELITAQNCACCKASIEFKSVSFSCEYNGQVQYDVSYISGCNCERCG; encoded by the exons GAGAACTATAATAGCTCTAAATTGGAATTAGAACATCCAGCTTATTTACAAGCAGTAACTGGTTCACTCATTTCCTATCAAAGATGTGAAG AAACTTCAACTACAACACCTAAAGTAACAACAGGAACAGGACCATCCTCATCTGAAAGTACAGCTCCAACAGGAACTAAACCACCTGGAGTTACAACAGGACCATCCTCATCTGAAAGTACAGCTCCAACTGGAACCACACCACCTGGAGTTACAACAGGACCATCCTCATCTGAAAGTACAGCTCCAACAGGAACTAAACCACCTGGAGTTACAACAAGACCATCCTCATCTGAAAGTACAGCTCCAACTGGAACCACACCACCTGGAGTTACAACAGGACCATTCTCATCTGAAAGTACAGCTCCAACTGGAACCACACCACCTGGAGTTACAACAGGACCATCCTCATCCGAAAGTACAGCTCCAACAGGAACTAAACCACCTGGAGTTACAACAGGACCATCCTCATCTGAAAGTACAGCTCCAACTGGAACCACACCACCTGGAGTTACAACAGGACCATCCTCATCTGAAAGTACAGCTTCAACAGGAACTAAACCACCTGGAGTTACAACAGGACCATCCTCATCTGAAAGTACAGCTCCAACTGGAACAACACCACCTGGAGTTACAACAGGACCATCCTCATCTGAAAGTACTGCTCCTACTGGAACCACACCACCTGGAGTTACAACAGGACCATCCTCATCTGAAAGTACTGCTCAAACTGGAACCACACCGCCTGGAGTTACAACAGGACCATCCTCATCTGAAAGTACAGCTCCAACTGGAACCACACCACCTGGAGTTACAACAGGACCATCCTCATCTGAAAGTACAGCTTCAACAGGAACTAAACCACCTGGAGTTACAACAGGACCATCCTCATCTGAAAGTACAGCTCCAACTGGAACAACACCACCTGGAGTTACAACAGGACCATCCTCATCTGAAAGTACTGCTCCTACTGGAACCACACCACCTGGAGTTACAACAGGACCATCCTCATCTGAAAGTACTGCTCAAACTGGAACCACACCGCCTGGAGTTACAACAGGACCATCCTCTTCTGAATCTACATCACCTGAAACATCTCCAACTACACCATCATCAGCAACAGGTTGTTCCCTTACAATGACACCTCAATCTCCTGATGGTAGTGCTAAATATGTTACATCTACTTCACAATATGATCAGAATAGAAAAATTGactatattaataataaggATAATAATCTTCAGAAGATTAATGCACCAAATGGTTCAAAAGTGTTGTCTCCCACAGATAAG ttgtccTTTAGTGGTTCTGAATTCAAATACATCTATGTAGAGCTAG CACCTGAAATTAATGGATCTCTTCCAAAGTCAGGATCATTTGCTATAG ACTACTTTGGTGGTTCAATTTTCAAAGTTGAGGATAAAGATGGTAAATTCCTTAACATATATTTACTGATTTTGATTGTACCACCTACAAGTATGCAACTTGATGCATCTTTTGAAGGAAAAGTATTTATTGCTAAG GATATTACTCTTGAGACAGTACAAGAAGCAAATAAGAGACCTTCAGTGTATGTTATATCAGACAAAGATAATAAAATTACACAAGAATCTTGTGAAG AAATTCCTCCTGGTACAGAATCCACACAGACAACTCAGGGCCCTCCAACAGAGCCACAATTGAGTACTACAGCTGAAATAGTTCCTACTACAACTAGTCCAATAGTTTTTACAACTGAACAAACTTCAAGAAAAACTACATCACCTGGAGTTACAACAGGACCATCCTCATCTGAAAGTACAGCTCCAACTGGAACCACAACACCTGGAGTTACAACAGGACCTTCCTCATCTGAAAGTACAGCTCCAACAGGAACTACACCACCTGGAGTTACAACAGGACCATCCTCATCTGAAAGTACAGCTCCAACTGGAACCACACCACCTGGAGTTACAACAAGACCATCCTCATCTGAAAGTACAGCTCCTACTGGAACCACACCACCTGGAGTTACAACAGGACCATCCTCATCTGAAAGTACAGCTCAAACTGGAACTACACCACCTGGAGTTACAACAGGACCATCCTCATCTGAAAGTACAGCTCCAACTGGAACCACACCACCTGGAGTTACAACAGGACCATCCTCATCTGAAAGTACAGCTCCTACTGGAACCACACCACCTGGAGTTACAACAGGACCATCCTCATCTGAAAGTACAGCTCCAACTGGAACCACACCACCTGGAGTTACAACAGGACCATCCTCATCTGAAAGTACTGCTCCAACTGGAACCACACCACCTGGAGTTACAACAGGACCATCCTCATCTGAAAGTACAGCTCCAACAGGAACTAAACCACCTGGAGTTACAACAGAACCATCCTCATCTGAAAGTACAGCTCCAACAGGAACTAAACCACCTGGAGTTACAACAGGACCATCCTCATCTGAAAGTACTGCATCAACTGGAACCACACCACCTGGAGTTACAACAGGACCATCCTCATCTGAAAGTACAGCTCCAACTGGAACCACACCACCTGGAGTTACAACAGGACCATCCTCATCCGAAAGTACAGCTCCAACAGGAACTAAACCACCTGGAGTTACAACAGGACCATCCTCATCTGAAAGTACAGCTCCAACTGGAACCACACCACCTGGAGTTACAACAGGACCATCCTCATCTGAAAGTACAGCTCCAACTGGAACAACACCACCTGGAGTTACAACAGGACCATCCTCATCTGAAAGTACTGCTCCTACTGGAACCACACCACCTGGAGTTACAACAGGACCATCCTCATCTGAAAGTACTACTCAAACTGGAACCACAATGCCTGGAGTTACAACAGGACCATTCTCTTCTGAATCTACATCACCTGAAACATCTCCAACTACACCATCATCAGCAACAGGTTGTTCCCTTACAATGACACCTCAATCTCCTGATGGTAGTGCTAAATATGTTACATCTACTTCACAATATGATCAGAATAGAAAAATTGactatattaataataaggATAATAATCTTCAGAAGATTAATGCACCAAATGGTTCAAAAGTGTTGTCTCCCACAGATAAG ttgTCCTTTAGTGGTTCTGAATTCAAATACATCTATGTAGAGCTAG CACCTGAAATTAATGGATCTCTTCCAAAGTCAGGATCATTTGCTATAG ACTACTTTGGTGGTTCAATTTTCAAAGTTGAGGATAAGGATGGTAAATTCCTTAACATATATTTACTGATTTTGATTGTACCACCTACAAGTATGCAACTTGATGCATCTTTTGAAGGAAAAGTATTTATTGCTAAG GATATTACTCTTGAGACAGTACAAGAAGCAAATAAGAGACCTTCAGTGTATGTTATATCAGACAAAGATAATAAAATTACACAAGAATCTTGTGAAG AAATTCCTCCTGGTACAGAATCCACACAGACAACTCAGGGCCCTCCAACAGAGCCACAATTGAGTACTACAGCTGAAATAGTTCCTACTACAACTAGTCCAATAGTTTTTACAACTGAACAAACTTCAAGAAAAACTACATCACCTGGAGTTACAACAGGACCATCCTCATCTGAAAGTACAGCTCCAACTGGAACCACACCACCTGGAGTTACAACAGGACCTTCCTCATCTGAAAGTACAGCTCCAACAGGAACTACACCACCTGGAGTTACAACAGGACCATCCTCATCTGAAAGTACAGCTCCAACTGGAACCACACCACCTGGAGTTACAACAGGACCATCCTCATCTGAAAGTACAGCTCCTACTGGAACCACACCACCTGGAGTTACAACAGGACCATCCTCATCTGAAAGTACAGCTCAAACTGGAACTACACCACCTGGAGTTACAACAGGACCATCCTCATCTGAAAGTACAGCTCTAACTGGAACCACACCACCTGGAGTTACAACAGGACCATCCTCATCTGAAAGTACAGCTCCTACTGGAACCACACCACCTGGAGTTACAACAGGACCATCCTCATCTGAAAGTACAGCTCCAACTGGAACCACACCACCTGGAGTTACAACAGGACCATCCTCATCTGAAAGTACTGCTCCAACTGGAACCACACCACCTGGAGTTACAACAGGACCATCCTCATCTGAAAGTACAGCTCCAACAGGAACTAAACCACCTGGAGTTACAACAGGACCATCCTCATCTGAAAGTACAGCTCCAACAGGAACTAAACCACCTGGAGTTACAACAGGACCATCCTCATCTGAAAGTACTGCATCAACTGGAACCACACCACCTGGAGTTACAACAGGACCATCCTCATCTGAAAGTACAGCTCCAACAGGAACTAAACCACCTGGAGTTACAACAGGACCATCCTCATCTGAAAGTACAGCTCCAACAGGAACTACACCACCTGGAGTTACAACAGGACCATCCTCATCTGAAAGTACAGCTCCAACAGGAACTACACCAC CTGGAGTTACAACAGGACCATCCTCTTCTGAATCTACATCACCTGAAACATCTCCAACTACACCATCATCAGCAACAGGTTGTTCCCTTACAATGACACCTCAATCTCCTGATGGTAGTGCTAAATATGTTACATCTACTTCACAATATGATCAGAATAGAAAAATTGactatattaataataaggATAATAATCTTCAGAAGATTAATGCACCAAATGGTTCAAAAGTGTTGTCTCCCACAGATAAG ttgtccTTTAGTGGTTCTGAATTCAAATACATCTATGTAGAGCTAG CACCTGAAATTAATGGATCTCTTCCAAAGTCAGGATCATTTGCTATAG ACTACTTTGGTGGTTCAATTTTCAAAGTTGAGGATAAGGATGGTAAATTCCTTAACATATATTTACTGATTTTGATTGTACCACCTACAAGTATGCAACTTGATGCATCTTTTGAAGGAAAAGTATTTATTGCTAAG GATATTACTCTTGAGACAGTTCAAGAAGCAAATAAGAGACCTTCAGTGTATGTTATATCAGACAAAGATAATAAAATTACACAAGAATCTTGTGAAG AAATTCCTCCTGGTACAGAATCCACACAGACAACTCAGGGCCCTCCAACAGAGCCACAATTGAGTACTACAGCTGAAATAGTTCCTACTACAACTAGTCCAATAGTTTTTACAACTGAACAAACTTCAAGAAAAACTACATCACCTGGAGTTACAACAGGACCATCCTCATCTGAAAGTACAGCTCCAACTGGAACCACACCACCTGGAGTTACAACAGGACCTTCCTCATCTGAAAGTACAGCTCCAACAGGAACTACACCACCTGGAGTTACAACAGGACCATCCTCATCTGAAAGTACAGCTCCAACTGGAACCACACCACCTGGAGTTACAACAGGACCATCCTCATCTGAAAGTACAGCTCCTACTGGAACCATACCACCTGGAGTTACAACAGGACCATCCTCATCTGAAAGTACAGCTCTAACTGGAACCACACCACCTGGAGTTACAACAGGACCATCCTCATCTGAAAGTACAGCTCCTACTGGAACCACACCACCTGGAGTTACAACAGGACCATCCTCATCTGAAAGTACAGCTCCAACTGGAACCACACCACCTGGAGTTACAACAGGACCATCCTCATCTGAAAGTACTGCTCCAACTGGAACCACACCACCTGGAGTTACAACAGGACCATCCTCATCTGAAAGTACAGCTCCAACAGGAACTAAACCACCTGGAGTTACAACAGGACCATCCTCATCTGAAAGTACAGCTCCAACAGGAACTAAACCACCTGGAGTTACAACAGGACCATCCTCATCTGAAATTACAGCTCCAACAGGAACTAAACCACCTGGAGTTACAACAGGACCATCCTCATCTGAAAGTACAGCTCCAACAGGAACTACACCACCTGGAGTTACAACAGGACCATCCTCATCTGAAAGTACAGCTCCAACAGGAACTACACCAC CTGGAGTTACAACAGGACCATCCTCTTCTGAATCTACATCACCTGAAACATCTCCAACTACACCATCATCAGCAACAGGTTGTTCCCTTACAATGAACCCTCAATCTCCTGATGGTAGTGCTAAATATGTTACATCTACTATACAATTTGATCAGAATAGAAAAATTGactatattaataataaggATAATAATCTTCAGAAGATTAATGCACCAAATGGTTCAAAAGTGTTGTCTCCCACAGATAAG ttgtccTTTAGTGGTTCTGAATTCAAATACATCTATGTAGAGCTAG CACCTGAAATTAATGGATCTCTTCCAAAGTCAGGATCATTTGCTATAG ACTACTTTGGTGGTTCAATTTTCAAAGTTGAGGATAAGGATGGTAAATTCCTTAACATATATTTACTGATTTTGATTGTACCACCTACAAGTATGCAACTTGATGCATCTTTTGAAGGAAAAGTATTTATTGCTAAG GATATTACTCTTGAGACAGTACAAGAAGCAAATAAGAGACCTTCAGTGTATGTTATATCAGACAAAGATAATAAAATTACACAAGAATCTTGTGAAG AAATTCCTCCTGGTACAGAATCCACACAGACAACTCAGGGCCCTCCAACAGAGCCACAATTGAGTACTACAGCTGAAATAGTTCCTACTACAACTAGTCCAATAGTTTTTACAACTGAACAAACTTCAAGAAAAACTACATCACCTGGAGTTACAACAGGACCATCCTCATCTGAAAGTACAGCTCCAACTGGAACCACACCACCTGGAGTTACAACAGGACCTTCCTCATCTGAAAGTACAGCTCCAACAGGAACTACACCACCTGGAGTTACAACAGGACCATCCTCATCTGAAAGTACAGCTCCAACTGGAACCACACCACCTGGAGTTACAACAGGACCATCCTCATCTGAAAGTACAGCTCCTACTGGAACCACACCACCTGGAGTTACAACAGGACCATCCTCATCTGAAAGTACAGCTCCAACTGGAACCACAACACCTGGAGTTACAACAGGACCATCCTCATCTGAAAGTACAACATCTAGAACAACTGAAACTACTCCTGAATtag TTTGTCAAAACATCGTTGACTTGACAGATAAGAATCTATCAGAATTACCTATTACACAATTTGTAATTAATCCTACTAGTGTTGAACGACAAAACGCAAGTTTTAAAGTTCCACCTAGCATTTCTACTGTAGAAATATCAACAGTACTTTATCAGGGAGGTCAGCTTATGGCAGTTGGAATAGATGGAGATGTATCTTCTTATCAAGTTCGAATTTTGGATGGAAAAGCTGTTCTTTCAGAACCcatcaag AACAATAATGGTGAAGAAACATTCCAGCCATCATCTACTTCAAGAAACTTTTTCAATGCCAACATAGCTGCTTCCTCTTCAATTAAAATTGTCATAACTGGTCCATCAAATGGATTTCAGTTTAACATAAGTGAATTGAAGCTATGCTTGCCAAAACTta aaTATTGTACTCTGAATTCTGAAGAAAAAATACTGACAGCATTAAAATTCTTACCAGCAAATAATGTTTTGGGTTCTACTCAGAACAATAAAACTGTTTACTATGGCTATAATGGTGATATTATTGAAGATGGTGTTGTGGTGACAGGTTCTTGCTACTCATG ctcttgcAAGGAATATTTactagtttgtgatgtagcAGAAGAAGAGTGTGCTAAATGCCCAGAACCAATAGTTCAATGTGTGGGAGACTGCAATAATGCTTTTACATCAGTAACATTTAATGAAGATGGTGTTCCTGATCACTGTTTCAATTCTTCTGTCCCATGTGTACCAGATGGCTGCTCTACTA CTCCTCATCAGTGTCCAGGTCCTTGGTCAGGATGGACACCATGTTCAAGCACTTGTCAAAAGTTCCGTAACCGAACTTGTGGTAGTGATTGTGATGCTGACTGTGTTACCTCCTATAATCTGACTGACTCCCAGTCTTGTGACATCTGTGTAACAG TAACCACAGGTCCAATATGTGATGATAATGAAGTTCCTGCTTGTGTCAGCAAGTATGATGAATGCATAGAATCTTGTGCTGTGTATAGGAAGAACTCCACTTGTGATTCTCTTTTGGATGATATTACTTGTGTTGAAAAATGCCAATGCAAAGATGGTTATAGGAG GAATGCATTTGGTGATTGTGTGAAACTTACAGAATGTGAGTGTTATAAAGACAGTGGAAGCTCTACCCCAATACCACAAACTTACATTGTAAACATTAGTAAATGTGGCTACTG CTTATGTAACGAAGCTGGATACAGTTGTAAGGAGCGTGAAGGCT GTTGTGAGATACAAGAATGGACTGAATGGTCACCATGTGATGTAACTTGTGGAACAGGATCACGTTCAAGACAAAG AAAAATATTAGGCGATAGTTGTTCAAAAAGTGAACAAAGTTCAGAAAGTAAAGTATGTCAACCTGGTGAATGTCCTTGTTTCTACAACGGACAATTCTGGGAAGCAGGAAAAGTTGTTACTGACAAATGCCAGGAATG CACTTGTCGCAACGGTGAAGTAAACTGTTTGGAAATCCTCAACTTAG GCAATGAAGTATGGCCCAATGATGAATGTACAGAGAAATGTTATTGCAACACCAACGGAACTATGGAATGCTCCTACAGTCAGGAATATGCTGAATGTAGAGATGTCATTGATAACTGTGACCTT ACCACCAATGTCCTTGAAGATACTGATGATGCATGCTGCAAGCGTTGTGTACCAAAGATGATCCCATGTACTTACAAAGCTGAGAGTAGTGTTATGCTTAACATCACAACTGAAGACAATGGTCTCTGCGTCTCTGTTGAACCTCAAGAAGTTGGC TCCTGCTCTGGAACATGTGGCGTTAGCTCAGACAGTATTGTGAGGACAATGTTCCAGAACGGCAGATTGGAACTCATCACTGCACAGAACTGTGCTTGCTGTAAGGCTTCTATAGAATTCAAATCTGTCAGTTTCAGTTGTGAATATAATGGCCAAGTCCAATATGATGTCAGCTACATATCTGGATGCAACTGTGAACGCTGTGGAT aa